The genomic region GGCTTGAATTCCTCGATCTTGATCTTGTCGATCATTTTCAGGCGGCTGGTTGCCTGCTTGGCCTTGGACTTGTTAGCGGAGAATCGGCGCACGAATTCCTGCAGCTCGGCCACTTTTTCCTTGGCGCGGGCATTGTCCTTGGCCGCTTGCGCGCGTGCAGCGGTGGAGGCCTCCATGTAATCGTCATAATTGCCTGGATAGACCTTGATCGTGCCGTAGTCCATGTCGCAGGTATGCGTACAGACCTGATTCAGGAAGTGCCGGTCGTGCGAGATGATGATCATTGTGCAATCGCGGTTGTTGAGTACGTCTTCCAACCAACGGATCGTATTGATATCGAGGTTGTTGGTGGGTTCGTCCAGCAGCAATACGTCGGGATTGGCAAACAGGGCCTGTGCCAGCAGCACGCGCAGCTTCCATCCTGGCGCCACTGCGCTCATGAGACCATTGTGCTGATCGGTGGGGATGCCGACACCCAGCAGCAGTTCACCTGCGCGTGCCTCGGCCGTGTAGCCATCATATTCGGCAAACACACTTTCCAGTTCGGCAGCTTTCATGTAGTCGTCTTCGGTCGCTTCCGGGTTCATGTAGATGGCGTTCTTTTCTACATTGGCCTTCCACATTTCCTGGTGCCCCATCATAACCACGTCCAGCACGCGCTGATCCTCATAGGCAAACTGGTCCTGGCGCAGGAAGGCCATGCGTTCGTTCGCATCCAGAGCGACATTGCCAGAGGTCGGTTCCAGAACGCCGGCCAGGATTTTCATGAAGGTGGACTTGCCACAGCCGTTGGCCCCAATGAGACCGTAGCGGTTGTTGTCGCCGAACTTGACCGAGACATTCTCGAACAAGGGCTTGGCACCGAACTGCATGGTGATATTGTTTGCGATTAACACGTCGGTTGTATTCCTAAAGTAAAACGAATAGTCAATGAATTAAAACTTGTTGCGGATGACGACCTCATTCAGCGGCAATTGGCCGCCGCGTGGGCGTGGAGGCTGAGTGCCCTTGCCAATGGCAACGAACATCACAGGCGTATGGTCGGCGGGCAGATTGAGCAGTTTGGCGACTGCGTCGAAATCAAATCCGTCCATCGGGCATGAATCGTAGCCCAGCGCCTTGGCTGCCAGCATCAGCGTCATGGCGGCCATGCCACAGGAGCGCATGCCTTCGTCGCGCTGTACCTGCTCCTTGCCGCGATAATAATTGTCGATGGCGTTGACCAGGTAATCCTGAACAGATTGTTCTGCATTGCGCCAGTAGCGGCGCGGCTCCTTTTCCCAGGCTTTCAGGTCAGCCGTGAGCACAATCAGCAGGGAAGCATCCGTGACTTGTGCCTGGTCCCAACTGACAGCTCGCACCTGCTTGCGCAGTTCTGGGTCTTGCACCAGGACGAAGCGCCAGTTCTGGATATTAAATGCCGTGGGGGAAAGGATGGCGAGTGACATCAGTTGCTCTATCTCAGCCTCGGACATCGTGTGGCTGGGATCATATGCCTTGATCGAGCGGCGGCTCTCAATGGCTTCAATTACATTCATGTATCGGATTCCTCAATAGTGGATTGCAATAATTTCCAGTTCCAGGTTCCCTGCCGGCCGGTGCCACGTCACACTGTCGCCAATTTTCTGCCCGATCAGTGCCTTGGCCAGCGGTGACACCCAGCTGACGCGGTTGGTGGCAATATCTGCTTCGTCTTCGCCGACGATCATGAACGTATGGCTGTTGCCATTTTCATCCTCCACTTCAACCGTGGCTCCAAACAATACAGTGTCGGTTGGTTGTGTCGCTGGATCGACCACGATGGCAGATTCCAGCCTGGCTTGCAGGTAGCGCAAGTCGCGGTCTATCATGGCCAGCCGCTGTTGCACGGCGGGGTCATCCTTGCGCATTGTGAGCGGTTGGCGCTCTTGCTCCAGCGCACTGGCCTGTTGCTGCAACAGCTTGAAGCCATGCGGGGTGACGTAGTTCGGATGCGGGCTGAGCGGACGCTCCGGCAGATCCGTGCCAGCATGCTCCAGATCGTCCTCTTTTACAAATCCACGACTCATGGCGCACGACCTATAAAACCTTGAATTATAACCTAAGTGGAGAGAGCTGCAGCGCCTTATTCCTGCCATGGAATCGCTGATTGGATTGGAGTGCTGGCAGTGTGTGTTGACGCTACAATTCTATGTGGGTGTGCGGGTGCCTGTATCGCTATCGCCAAATTCGGGAGGCGGCATCCAGCGTCATGAATAAAAAACGCGACCTACACAGATCGCGTTGAGGGAAGCAAGCAGCGAGATCATGCCACCAAACGATTGCACGATAGCTTAAAAATAATTCAACCCCAGTGCAGCCTTCACCTCGTCCATGGTCCTGGCGGCGACTTCACGCGCTTGCTCTGTGCCTTCACGCAACAACTGCAGGATGTAACCCTTGTCTTCAGCCAGCTCGGCACGACGGGTTCGGATAGGGGTCAACAGTTCCTGCAACACGGCTTCCAGGCGCTTTTTCACGACGCTGTCGGCCAGGCCGCCGCGGGTGTAGTGGGCTTTGAACTCGGCTACTGCGGCCTTGTCGGTATCGAATGCGTCCAGGTAAGTGAATGCGATATTGCCTTCCACATGGCCTGGATCCTCGATCTTGAGGTGCAGGGGGTCGGTGTAGACTTTCTTCACCGCCTTGCTGACTTCATCGGCGGAGGCCCCCAGATTGATGACATTGCCCAGGGATTTGCTCATCTTTGCCTTGCCGTCGATGCCGGGCAGGCGGCCGATTTCCGGCACCAGCGCCTTGGTCTCCACCAGGATTTCCTGCTTGGTGACCGGGTGCTTGTAGAGACGGTTGAAACGGCGCACGATTTCGTTGGTCTGCTCTATCATCGGGATCTGGTCTTCTCCCACCGGCACCAAGGTTGCCTTGAAGGCAGTGATATCGGCTGCCTGGCTGACAGGGTAGGTAAGAAATCCTGCGGGGATGTCGCGCTCGAAATTGCGCAGGCGGATTTCTTCCTTGACCGTAGGGTTGCGCTCCAGGCGGGCGACCGTCACTAGGTTGAGATAGTAAAAGGCGAGTTCGGTGAGCTCGGGCACTTGCGATTGAATGAAGATCGTGGACAGCTTGGGGTCGATGCCGACTGCCAGGTAATCCAGGGCCACCTCGATGACGTTGCGGTGGACCTTGTCGATGTCATCCATGTTGTCGGTGAGCGCCTGGGCGTCGGCGAGCATGATGTACTGCTTGTACTCATGCTGGTAATGCACGCGGTTGCGCAGGCTGCCGACGTAATGCCCGAGGTGTAAAGGGCCGGTCGGGCGGTCGCCTGTGAGGATAATGGGTTTTGTGCTCATCGTATTGTTCTCAATTTGTCTGAAACCGGGCAGGCTGGCCGGGGAGGATATTGTCCATCACTCCCACTCGATTGTGGCTGGTGGCTTGCCCGAGATGTCGTACACCACGCGGTTGATGCCGCGCACTTCATTGATGATACGGTTGGACACCTTGCCCAGCAGGTCGTAAGGCAGCTCGGCCCAGTGCGCGGTCATGAAGTCGGTGGTGACCACAGCGCGCAGGGCGACCACATAGTCATAGGTGCGGCCATCGCCCATTACGCCCACGGATTTCACTGGCAAGAACACGGCAAAGGCTTGCGAGGTCTTGTCGTACCATGACTTGCCGTCCGCATCCTTGGTGCTGCGCAGCTCCTCAATGAAAATATGGTCGGCCTGGCGCAGCAGGTCGGCGTATTCGCGCTTGACCTCACCCAGTATGCGCACTCCGAGGCCGGGGCCGGGGAAGGGGTGGCGGTAGACCATGTCGTGCGGCAGACCGAGGGCAATGCCAAGCTCGCGGACTTCATCCTTGAACAGTTCACGCAATGGTTCGAGTAGCTTGAGTTTCAGCGTATCGGGCAGGCCACCTACGTTGTGGTGGCTCTTGATGGTATGGGCCTTCTTGGTCTTGGCGCCGGCGGACTCGATGACATCGGGGTAGATGGTGCCCTGTGCCAGCCACTTGGCTTGCGGCAGCTTGGCAGCTTCCTGCTGGAACACTTCCACGAACTCACGGCCGATGATCTTGCGCTTGGCTTCCGGATCGTTCACACCTGAGAGGTCGCCGAGGAATTTGGCGCTGGCATCGACATGGATGACCTTGACGCCGAGGTTCTTGCCGAAGGTTTCCATCACCTGCTCGGCTTCGTTGAGGCGCAACAGACCGTTGTCGACGAAGACGCAGGTGAGTTGGTCGCCAATCGCGCGATGAATCAGCGCGGCAGCCACTGAGGAATCCACGCCGCCGGAAAGACCGAGGATGACTTCATCGCAGCCGACTTCCTCGCGGATGCGTTGCACGGCGGTTTCCACATAGTCCGGCATGTTCCAGCTCTGGTCGCAACCGCAGATGTCGTGCACGAAGCGGTTGAGCAGGGCTTTGCCTTGCTTGGTATGGGTGACTTCAGGATGGAACTGTACCGCGTAGAAGCGGCGGTTTTCGTCCGCCATGCCGGCAATCGGGGTTGCGCTGTTGCTGGCAATGATCTTGAAGCCCTCGGGCAAGGCCGTGACCTTGTCGCCATGGCTCATCCAGACGTCCAGCAAGCCGTGGCCTTCTGCATTGCTTTTGTCCTGAATGCCTTTTAGCAGGGCGGAGTGTCCCTGGGCGCGGATTTCGGCGTAGCCGAACTCGCGCTTGGCGGCATTTTCCACCGAGCCGCCAAGTTGCGCTGCCATGGTCTGCATGCCATAGCAGATGCCCAATACGGGCACACCCAGTTCGAACACGCTTTGCGGCGCACGCGGGGTTTCGTCTTCATAGACAGAGTTGGGGCCGCCGGAGAGGATCACGCCTGCTGGGTTGAACTCGCGGATGAATGCATCAGATACGTCCCATGAGTGCAGCTCACAGTAGACGTTGGCCTCACGGATGCGACGGGCGATCAGCTGGGTGTATTGGGAGCCGAAATCGAGAATCAGAATTTTTTGTTGCATGGAAGCTCAAGCGCTGGGGATTAAGGTTGAAAGGTGACCGGCCACAAAACATCAGTTTCGTCAGGCATCAGTCGGAAAGGTAATACTCCACCTTGGACACTACGCGGACTTTCTTGATATGCGCGGTGCCGGCGTCGCGGTTTTCTATGCTGAACGTGCCCTGGTTGGCACGCTTGATTTTGCCCAGTGTACTGTCGGAATCCTTGGCAAACTTGTTGGCGGCTTCGCGTGCGCTCTTGGTGGCTTCTTCGATCATGGCCGGCTTGATCTCGTTCAGTTTGCTGTAGATAAACTGGGTATTGTAACTGTCGCCTGCGATCGGAATGCCTTGCTGGCCGAGCTCGACGATCTTGATCATGGTGTCGCGCACCTTGTCAACCTGGCTGGAATACACCGTGATAGTGGAGCTGGCGGTGTAACGATATCTGGCATTGGCACTGGTATTGCCGTATTCGCGCGCCTGCTTGTCTACGACAGATGGTGCAGAGACGCTGGCCTCGTCGGCGGTGAAGCCATTATTTTTAAGAAACTCAAGCACGCTAGTGTTCTTTTCCTGAATGCTTTGGTACAGGGCGCTGAGGTCGTTGTCCGCGATGCTGAACGTAATCGGCCAGATGGCGATATCGGCTTTGACTTCGCGCTCGGAAAGGCCCTTGACCTCCACCGTGCGTTCGAGTTGCTTGATTTGCAGGGCGCTTTGCGCCAGTTGGTAACCAAGACCGCATAGCCCTGCGAACAGCAATACACCAAGAATGGTATAAGCAGGGATGGATGCGGTCTTTTCGGTTGCCATGGCGTTCTCGCTGTTTAGTCGATGCGGTAGTTAGGCGCTTCTTTGGTGATTTGCACGTCGTGCACGTGGGATTCGCGCATGCCTGCCGCCGTGATTTGCACGAACTCGGCACGTGTGCGCATTTCCTCGATCGTGCTGCAACCCACATAACCCATGGAGGCACGCAGGCCGCCCATCAGCTGATGGATCACCGCCAGCACGCTGCCCTTATATGGCACACGGCCTTCGATGCCTTCAGGGACCAGTTTGTCCACATTGCCGTTGTTATCCTGGAAATAACGGTCGCTGGAGCCCTTCTCCATCGCGCCGATGGAGCCCATGCCGCGGTAGGATTTGTAAGAGCGGCCCTGGAACAGTTCGATTTCCCCTGGTGCCTCTTCGGTGCCGGCGAACATGCCGCCTAACATGACGGAATAAGCTCCGGCCGCAATCGCCTTGGCGATGTCGCCGGAGAAGCGTATACCGCCGTCGGCAATGAATGGAACACCCGTGCCTCGCAAGGCTTCCTCTACATTGCTTACTGCGCTGATTTGCGGTACGCCAACACCCGCCACGATGCGTGTGGTACAGATGGAGCCTGGACCAATCCCGACTTTGACACCGTCGGCACCCGCATCGACCAATGCCTTGGCTGCGTTGGCGGTAGCGATGTTGCCACCGATCACTTGTATATGGGGGAAGTTCTTCTTGACCCAGTTGACACGATCCAGCACGCCTTGGGAATGTCCATGGGCAGTATCCACGACGATCACGTCCACGCCGGCTTCGGCCAATGCAGCAACACGTTCTTCTGTGCCATCTCCCACGCCGACAGCAGCGCCGACACGCAGGCGGCCTTTTTCGTCCTTGCAGGCGTTGGGATGGTCACTGGATTTCTGGATGTCCTTGACGGTGATCAGGCCCTTGAGCTCGAACGCGTCATTGACCACCAGCACGCGCTCCAGGCGATGCTTGTGAAGCAGGGCTGTCGCTTCTTCCAGGCTGGCGCCTTCACGCACGGTCACCAGGCGTTCACGTGGCGTCATGATGTTGGAAATGGCCTGGTCGAGATTGGTCTCGAATCGCAGGTCGCGGTTGGTGACAATGCCGACCACTTTTTTGCCGTCAACGACCGGCAGGCCGGATATCTTGTGCTGGCGAGTCAGCGCCAGCACATCGCGTACGGTCAGGTTGGGCTGGATGGTGACGGGGTCGTGCACCACACCGGACTCGAAACGCTTGACGCGGGAAACGTGAGCGGCCTGGTCCTTGATGGACATGTTCTTGTGTACGATCCCCATGCCGCCTTCCTGTGCCAGCGCGATTGCCAGCGGGGCTTCCGTCACTGTATCCATGGCGGCAGAGATCAGGGGAATATTCAGGGTGATGGAGCGGGTAAGTTTGGTAGCGAGGCTTACTTCGCGGGGCAGCACGTTGGAGTGTGCGGGTACCAGTAAAACATCATCGAAGGTAAGCGCTTGTTGCAACAGACGCATAGAATATCTTTCCGGCAAAAGGCAATTATACCGGGTAGTGCCGTCATGGTAAATCTCCCCTGCATTTTGCCGATAATGAACTCAAGTGCAGATTTTTTCAATTGACGGCAGGGATGAAGCTGCTTAGTGTGGGACAGGATTTCGATGACTCGGGGGATTCATGAATAACGTTCGGTGGCTGGCATTCGTCATGATGGTGATATTGCCTTGGATGACGCAGGCTCAGGTATACAAGTGGAAGGATAATAACGGGGTTACGCTGTATTCCGATTCGCCCCCACCGGGCAATGTGCCTTACGAGCTGGTGGACAATGTCAAATCTACGCCTGGCACGGCAACTGCCCCAGTGGCAGGCGCCGATTCCCAGGCCGTGCGCAATGCTGCTGCCTTGCGCCGCCAGGCAGAGGCGGAGCAGGAGCGGCGCAATGAAGAAAAGAAACGGTCCGAAGAGGAAGCCAGGCGCGTCAATTGCCAGAACGCCAAGGCGAACTACCAGAATTTCAAGATAGGGGGGCGGATCTATAAAATGACGCCCGAAGGCGAACGTGAATACCTTGGGGATGAAGATATACAGCGCGGGCTGGAAGAGGCCGCCAAGGAAGTCAAGCAATACTGCACGGATGAGGGGTAGGCTGGTAAAGCAGTGCCTTTGGCACTGCCCATCATCCGCACGAGGCGATGGTCAGCGCGTCCTGACGGCGACGGAAGGTGTTTTGTGTCGTATTTTGCTTGCGCCTTGTTGCTTGACACGGTTGCGCCTCGCCATTTTCGGGTCTGCTTGCAGCGGGCGGTAGATTTCAACCCTGTCGCCGGCCTGCAACAAGGTAGTGGCCGCCACCTGTTTTCCAAATATGCCCAGCCTGCTCGTGTCGATATCTAGGCCCTCAAAATGATCGGCAATACCTGATTGCCTTGCCGCTTCAATTGCAGTTGTGCCGGGCTCAACTTCCAGCTTCAGGATGAGCTGCCTGGAAGGAAGCGCATAGGCGACCTCAATGGAAAACTTGGTACTCACGGCGTCTTGTGATCGCTTTCGGCGCGTCGGACGAAGGCTTCGACGAAGGTATTGGCAATGTGCCCGAAGACAGGGGCAATCAGCTTCTCCAATATGATGCTCGAAAACTCATACTGCAGCCTGAACTGCACTTTGCAGGCGTCCTCTGCCAATGGGGTGAAATGCCAGAATCCTTCCAGGTGTTTGAACGGCCCGCTCTTGAGGCGGATATCCATGCTGGTTGGGAATGTCTTGGAATTTTCGGTAGTGAATTTCTGCTTGAGGCCATGATAGTCGATATGGAGAGTGGCCTCGGTAATCATATCATCCTTGCGGTGCAGATCCACGCCACCACACCAGGGCAAAAAGTGCGGATAGGCTTCTACATCGTCCACCAGATTAAACATGCGTTCCGCGGATTGTCCAACCAGGACTGTTTTTTCAACCTGTGCCATTCGTGTTGCGATCTAGAGTAAAATATCGATTTTAAGTCATATTTCCCAGTTGTCAGCAAAATAGCATCAATATTGACATGCTATACCGCGCATGAATCCATGCGTGCAAGAGCTACAACATCTATCACACGACCGAAACAGCAAACACCATGAGTATCGCCCAGAACAAAAAAGCGTTTCACGATTATTTCATCGAGGAAAAATACGAAGCCGGGATTGTGCTGGAGGGCTGGGAAGTCAAAGCGATTCGTGAAAACCGCGTCCAGCTCAAGGAGGCGTACGTCATCATCCAGCGTGGCGAAATCTACCTGATCGGCTGTCATGTGACGCCGCTGGGCTCCGCATCTACCCATGTACGCCCGGATGCGATCCGTACGCGCAAGCTGCTGCTGCATTCCGAGCAGATCGCTAAACTCATTGGCAAGGTGGAGCGTGCTGGCTATACGCTGGTGCCACTGGACATGCATTACACCCGCGGGCGCATCAAGGTGCAGATCGGCCTGGCCAAGGGCAAGAAGCAATACGATAAGCGCCATAGCGAGAAGGAAAAGGACTGGAAGCGCGAGCAAAGCTCATTGATGAAGAAATACGTCAAGACACAGGCCGGTTCCTGATCGTGATATTTCAGAATTGTCTGACACGTATTTTGGAAATGCGCTGACATTTTATTGCTGTGCTCCTTGGTACGGTATTGCTGACTTAACTCAGCGGGACACGGCAATGAACATTTTCGAAGCCTTGCGGCAAAGCCATGAGCGCCAACGCGATTTGCTGGCGCAATTGATTGAGACAAGCGGAGATACGCCGGAGCGTAAGCAGTTATTCCAGAAAATCCAGCAGGAGATTGAAGCGCATGAGCGGGCGGAAGAGCGCCATTTCTACCGTCCCATCATGATGGATGACAATGGGATAGACCCTTCGCGTCATGGCATCGCTGAACATCACGAAATCGATGAAATCTTGGAGTTGCTGAAAGAAACCGAGCTTTCCTCTCCCGCGTGGTTGGTGCATGCCAAAGAATTGCGGCATAAAGTGCTGCATCATCTGGAAGAGGAGGAACACAAATTCTTCCAGATGGCGGGAAAGATCCTCAGCCAGCAGGAAAAGCAGCAGCTTTCAGCCAAGTACCTGCGCGATTATGAAGAGGCGCTTGCGCAGTAGCGGTGGCTCACGGTTTGGTACGGCGATATTGCCAGGGTGGTATGGGCTTGGCATCCTGCCATAATCCCTGCTTGTCGCGCTTGGCCTGGTATTCTGCTTGGGCATATTTCGCGCGGTCTTCGGGTTCCTGCTCGCGCTCAAAGTGCTTATAGTGCCAGGCCATGCCTTTCTGGATTTGCTGCAGGTTGATATCCTGTCCATTGTAGATCACCTTGCCGACGATACGGCCATAATCATCCCGCTTATTCCAATCGATCGTGACCTGTTTACCGTTGATGGCGCGGTTGAGTGCCACGCGCGACTGCTTGCCATAAGCCTGGTTCTTCTCAGGCGCATCTATGCCCAACAGCCTGATCTTGTGCTGGGTATTGTTCACCATGACGGTCAAAGTATCCCCGTCCGCAATATGGATGACCTTGCCGGTCAGCGTATCGGCATGCGCATTGAAGGCCAGAAACGCGCCCGTCAGCATTGTAAGGAAGGCGTTGATGTAGCGGGGTGGTGTACTGCGCATGGTGGGTGTAGGGGAAGCTGGCATGGAGGTTGTCATAGGGCGATTATGGCGCGTAGAGCAAATCATTGTCCAGAGTCGCGCGCCTGGATGACCAAAGCATCGTGGCATTCGCATCAGCGTGTTGCTCCAGACCGTAGCGGGTGCAAAGTACCAAGGTTGGCAGCGTGGCAATCATGATGCCCGGCATTGGGCATGCTGTGTGGCTAGCCATGTGCTGCAGCCAGGGGAACGAGTTCGGATTGAAAAAAAGGCCCGTAGGTCAGGGGCCCTTGAAGATAAAGTATTGCCTGAATATCAGGCCGGGTACATGATCTCGGCCGTCCATGAGGCTTGCGGTTGGGAATGCAATTGCCAGAATTGTTCTGCAATGTCTCTGGCTTCTTTAGAGCCGGCAGAGACAAAGGTTGCGACCGTGACAGTCGCAATATGCACATTCTTCTGCTTGAAAGGCTCGAATAGCCCCAGCGTGATTGTACGAATGCCGGCTTTGCCGATACTGAGGGATAAATAATCCGGACTTGGATATAACGCAAAACCGCCGCCTGTCATCAGGATCGTACCTTGTCCGCGGCTTTCCTGTCTGGGCTTGACCGCCTGGGTGGCAGCAAGCGCACCGCCGATATTGACGGCCAGGTCGCTGACAAAGCTATCAGCAGGTTGCTCTTCCACTGTTGCCTGGCGAAGGTTGGCGGCGTTGTAATGCAGAATATCTATGGGCCCAAGGGTATTCTCAATCTCATCGATCAAGGCGATGACACTTGTGGGGTTGCTGGCATCGACTGTGCGCACCTCAACTTGATGATTTGATTGATACAACACTTTGGCGAGCGCATTAAGCTTGTCCGCATTCCGGGCGCTGAGCACTACCCGATAGCCTTCTTGGGCAAAACGCGCTGCGGTTTCAAACCCGATTCCAGGCCCAGTGCCAATGCTTAAAAAAGTTTTCATCTCCATCTCCATGTCAAATTGAAGGGATATTGTATATATGTGGAATCAGTGGATAATGGCTCGTTCGAGCAAATGACAACTGTAAAAAATGCATGAATTGTTAAGCCGTGTCTCGCTGGATGAGCTTGTCGCATTTGTAGCAGTGGCGGAAACCAGTAGTTTTTCCGTCGCAGCTAAGCGCATGGGCCGGGATCCCACTATCCTGTCCCGCAGGGTGAGCCAGCTGGAAAGCAGTCTCGGGGTGCGGCTGTTGACCCGCACCACCAGGCGGGTGGTGTTGACGGAAGTGGGCAATTTTTACTACCCACGCATACGTACCATTATCGATGAGTTGGATGCGGCGAGCCTTGAGGCCAGTAATTTCGCGTCCAGCCCTCAGGGATTGTTGCGGATATCCCTGCCGTTTACATTCGGTAAGCAATGGATAGCTCCGCTTATTCCAGGCTTCATTGCACAACACCCCCGTATCAAGGTGGACGTCAGGTTCACAGACCGCCTGGTAGACCTCGTGGCCGAAGGCTACGACATCGCGGTCAGGC from Methylobacillus flagellatus KT harbors:
- a CDS encoding ABC-F family ATPase, which codes for MLIANNITMQFGAKPLFENVSVKFGDNNRYGLIGANGCGKSTFMKILAGVLEPTSGNVALDANERMAFLRQDQFAYEDQRVLDVVMMGHQEMWKANVEKNAIYMNPEATEDDYMKAAELESVFAEYDGYTAEARAGELLLGVGIPTDQHNGLMSAVAPGWKLRVLLAQALFANPDVLLLDEPTNNLDINTIRWLEDVLNNRDCTMIIISHDRHFLNQVCTHTCDMDYGTIKVYPGNYDDYMEASTAARAQAAKDNARAKEKVAELQEFVRRFSANKSKAKQATSRLKMIDKIKIEEFKPSSRQYPFIRFEFDEKEKLHRQAVEIENLGHGYDKPLFSNFNLMVEAGERIAIIGENGVGKTTLLRCIAGDIQPNHGSVKWAEKAKIGYYAQDHEYEFDGGESLFEWMTKHTQPGDDDQSVRSMLGRLLFSGEDTKKSVKVLSGGEKGRMLYGKLMLARTNVLLMDEPTNHMDMESIEALNTALDKYKGTLIFVSHDREFVSSLATRILEVKPDGIVDFLGNYEDYLASQGLE
- a CDS encoding nitroreductase family protein: MNVIEAIESRRSIKAYDPSHTMSEAEIEQLMSLAILSPTAFNIQNWRFVLVQDPELRKQVRAVSWDQAQVTDASLLIVLTADLKAWEKEPRRYWRNAEQSVQDYLVNAIDNYYRGKEQVQRDEGMRSCGMAAMTLMLAAKALGYDSCPMDGFDFDAVAKLLNLPADHTPVMFVAIGKGTQPPRPRGGQLPLNEVVIRNKF
- a CDS encoding GreA/GreB family elongation factor, whose amino-acid sequence is MSRGFVKEDDLEHAGTDLPERPLSPHPNYVTPHGFKLLQQQASALEQERQPLTMRKDDPAVQQRLAMIDRDLRYLQARLESAIVVDPATQPTDTVLFGATVEVEDENGNSHTFMIVGEDEADIATNRVSWVSPLAKALIGQKIGDSVTWHRPAGNLELEIIAIHY
- the trpS gene encoding tryptophan--tRNA ligase, with translation MSTKPIILTGDRPTGPLHLGHYVGSLRNRVHYQHEYKQYIMLADAQALTDNMDDIDKVHRNVIEVALDYLAVGIDPKLSTIFIQSQVPELTELAFYYLNLVTVARLERNPTVKEEIRLRNFERDIPAGFLTYPVSQAADITAFKATLVPVGEDQIPMIEQTNEIVRRFNRLYKHPVTKQEILVETKALVPEIGRLPGIDGKAKMSKSLGNVINLGASADEVSKAVKKVYTDPLHLKIEDPGHVEGNIAFTYLDAFDTDKAAVAEFKAHYTRGGLADSVVKKRLEAVLQELLTPIRTRRAELAEDKGYILQLLREGTEQAREVAARTMDEVKAALGLNYF
- the guaA gene encoding glutamine-hydrolyzing GMP synthase is translated as MQQKILILDFGSQYTQLIARRIREANVYCELHSWDVSDAFIREFNPAGVILSGGPNSVYEDETPRAPQSVFELGVPVLGICYGMQTMAAQLGGSVENAAKREFGYAEIRAQGHSALLKGIQDKSNAEGHGLLDVWMSHGDKVTALPEGFKIIASNSATPIAGMADENRRFYAVQFHPEVTHTKQGKALLNRFVHDICGCDQSWNMPDYVETAVQRIREEVGCDEVILGLSGGVDSSVAAALIHRAIGDQLTCVFVDNGLLRLNEAEQVMETFGKNLGVKVIHVDASAKFLGDLSGVNDPEAKRKIIGREFVEVFQQEAAKLPQAKWLAQGTIYPDVIESAGAKTKKAHTIKSHHNVGGLPDTLKLKLLEPLRELFKDEVRELGIALGLPHDMVYRHPFPGPGLGVRILGEVKREYADLLRQADHIFIEELRSTKDADGKSWYDKTSQAFAVFLPVKSVGVMGDGRTYDYVVALRAVVTTDFMTAHWAELPYDLLGKVSNRIINEVRGINRVVYDISGKPPATIEWE
- a CDS encoding SIMPL domain-containing protein, yielding MATEKTASIPAYTILGVLLFAGLCGLGYQLAQSALQIKQLERTVEVKGLSEREVKADIAIWPITFSIADNDLSALYQSIQEKNTSVLEFLKNNGFTADEASVSAPSVVDKQAREYGNTSANARYRYTASSTITVYSSQVDKVRDTMIKIVELGQQGIPIAGDSYNTQFIYSKLNEIKPAMIEEATKSAREAANKFAKDSDSTLGKIKRANQGTFSIENRDAGTAHIKKVRVVSKVEYYLSD
- the guaB gene encoding IMP dehydrogenase, which codes for MRLLQQALTFDDVLLVPAHSNVLPREVSLATKLTRSITLNIPLISAAMDTVTEAPLAIALAQEGGMGIVHKNMSIKDQAAHVSRVKRFESGVVHDPVTIQPNLTVRDVLALTRQHKISGLPVVDGKKVVGIVTNRDLRFETNLDQAISNIMTPRERLVTVREGASLEEATALLHKHRLERVLVVNDAFELKGLITVKDIQKSSDHPNACKDEKGRLRVGAAVGVGDGTEERVAALAEAGVDVIVVDTAHGHSQGVLDRVNWVKKNFPHIQVIGGNIATANAAKALVDAGADGVKVGIGPGSICTTRIVAGVGVPQISAVSNVEEALRGTGVPFIADGGIRFSGDIAKAIAAGAYSVMLGGMFAGTEEAPGEIELFQGRSYKSYRGMGSIGAMEKGSSDRYFQDNNGNVDKLVPEGIEGRVPYKGSVLAVIHQLMGGLRASMGYVGCSTIEEMRTRAEFVQITAAGMRESHVHDVQITKEAPNYRID
- a CDS encoding DUF4124 domain-containing protein, whose translation is MNNVRWLAFVMMVILPWMTQAQVYKWKDNNGVTLYSDSPPPGNVPYELVDNVKSTPGTATAPVAGADSQAVRNAAALRRQAEAEQERRNEEKKRSEEEARRVNCQNAKANYQNFKIGGRIYKMTPEGEREYLGDEDIQRGLEEAAKEVKQYCTDEG
- a CDS encoding RnfH family protein — translated: MSTKFSIEVAYALPSRQLILKLEVEPGTTAIEAARQSGIADHFEGLDIDTSRLGIFGKQVAATTLLQAGDRVEIYRPLQADPKMARRNRVKQQGASKIRHKTPSVAVRTR
- a CDS encoding type II toxin-antitoxin system RatA family toxin, which gives rise to MAQVEKTVLVGQSAERMFNLVDDVEAYPHFLPWCGGVDLHRKDDMITEATLHIDYHGLKQKFTTENSKTFPTSMDIRLKSGPFKHLEGFWHFTPLAEDACKVQFRLQYEFSSIILEKLIAPVFGHIANTFVEAFVRRAESDHKTP
- the smpB gene encoding SsrA-binding protein SmpB is translated as MYHTTETANTMSIAQNKKAFHDYFIEEKYEAGIVLEGWEVKAIRENRVQLKEAYVIIQRGEIYLIGCHVTPLGSASTHVRPDAIRTRKLLLHSEQIAKLIGKVERAGYTLVPLDMHYTRGRIKVQIGLAKGKKQYDKRHSEKEKDWKREQSSLMKKYVKTQAGS
- a CDS encoding hemerythrin domain-containing protein, with product MNIFEALRQSHERQRDLLAQLIETSGDTPERKQLFQKIQQEIEAHERAEERHFYRPIMMDDNGIDPSRHGIAEHHEIDEILELLKETELSSPAWLVHAKELRHKVLHHLEEEEHKFFQMAGKILSQQEKQQLSAKYLRDYEEALAQ
- a CDS encoding thermonuclease family protein → MPASPTPTMRSTPPRYINAFLTMLTGAFLAFNAHADTLTGKVIHIADGDTLTVMVNNTQHKIRLLGIDAPEKNQAYGKQSRVALNRAINGKQVTIDWNKRDDYGRIVGKVIYNGQDINLQQIQKGMAWHYKHFEREQEPEDRAKYAQAEYQAKRDKQGLWQDAKPIPPWQYRRTKP